TCGACCAGAGACCAGGTAGTGCCCCTGTCCTTTGAGTGCCAGATTGAATTCCAATTCGTCATGGGTGTGGGGGAGGCCTGGCTTGAGGCCGGAGAAAGAAAACAACATGCCATCTTTATCAACGCCTATGTCGAGATCGTGCTTCATGCAGCATCAAATGATAACATAAGGATGTCATCTAAGAAGCTTTTTCTTCTTCGTTTTGATATATTGATGCTCATTCAACGATTAACCCAAACACATTACTTATGATTACAACCAACAATGCTATTGTTACCGATGACATGATCCGCCAATTCAAAGAAGAGGGTTATTTCATTATTGAGAAGGCACTCGCTGAAGAGCAAATCGAAGCCATGCGTGGAGAGTTAGGTGGTTTCATGGATGCCATCCATCAAAAAATGGATGAGGAGGGAACTGATTCGCTAGGCATCACGCATCGCAATAAGCGCTACTTCATTCCGCATACTTACAATCGCAGTCAGATCATGCATGACTTTATTTTTGGTCCGATCATGCAGGAGATCTGTCGTGCGACGCTGGGGGACAATGTGAATTTCTTTCTCGATCAATGGGTGGTCAAATCCGCAGAGAAGGGGATGAGCTTTTCATGGCATCAGGATTCTGGCTACATTGGTTTTGACCATAATCCATATTTGACCTGCTGGACTCCATTGGATGATGTAAATGAGGAAAACGGAACGGTCTATCTCCTGCCTTACAGCCACATCGGTGTCAAAACACGTGTGACACACATCTGGGATGAAGTAACCAATGACATGATCGGCTACTTTGGTGATGATCCAGGCATTCCAGTTATTGTTCCTGCTGGCAGCATTGCCTGTTTTTCAAGCGTTTGCTTCCATCGCAGTGGCGTGAATACCAGCCCAAATATGCGCCGCGTCATGCTCACACAATATTCGGCCGATCGTATCATTGATCCTCTCACCAAGAAGCCTCAGATAAGTGCAATCCCCTTTATCAAGGACGGAGAAGTCATCAACGAGTGTTATCCGATCAAAGACCCTCACGATATTGGTTAAGCCTCTTCAGCATAGAGCACTGGGTTGAGCGGACTATCAACAACTTCACCAATCTTGACGCCTGGCATCCAGCCGTTCCAGTCATTTTTCTGATTCTGATTCTTGGGCTCAACCAGCTTGATGTCTTTGTCCATATAGATGATGGTCATGACTTCGCGGGCTTTGTCAGTTGTATTGGGACCTGCGCGATGGAAAGTGAATCCATAGTGAAAACTGACTTCTCCCAGGTCAAACGGGCCTCGATCAATTGGCAGATCGGTAAGCTTTAGATGCTTATCGATCTTTTCCTGGCTTTCGTCGCTGATCGCCAGGTCTCTTCCGAATTTAATATTCTGACTGCCAATAGAGAATTCAAGTGGTCCCATTTCCAAAGGGAGTTCCAGCAGGGGAATCCAGGCAGTGACGGTGTTGTTATTGGATAGCGGCCAATAATACTGGTCAACATGCCATGGAGTGTAACCGCCGCCAGGCTCTTTATAAAGCGCCTGATCATGATACATCCTGACGCCGGTTGTGCCCATCAGTTCGGTTGCGATCCGAGCCAGTCGCTTGCTAAAGGCAAACTCCTTGGCTACTTCACTCTTTGGCCAGATATTGCTGACTTGGAGAAAGGCTTTACCATAGGTAGAGCGCTCTTCGAGCGGTTGGTCCTGCCAATTCAGTTCCTTGACCATACGGGTGATCTCTTTGCCGTAATAGGCAATGGTCTCAGCATTAAGAACATCCTTAAGCTTGATGTAGCCATCTTTGCGGAAACGGTCGATTTGTTCCTGCGTGAGAGGGTAGTGGGTGTCGAGATCGATAGTTGATGCTGTTGCTGTCATAATTGAGATAAGTCTCCCTCAAGTATAACAGGGAAGCTTATTGGATTCATCAGCTATTCTTGCAAAAACTGATACTTTTTTAACCGATTGAGTTGCTTTAGGTCATATTTACAGGTTGGTTTCGTCTTATTAAAGCGATATTCGAGAGAATTGAACCCAGACCCGATGACTCGATTCATTGTCGGGAGAGTGTTGATACCTCGTTCAATCATCCCTTTCATTTTCATCCCGAGATTGAGATCACGCATATCATGTCCAGCAATGGAATCAGGTTTGTGGGGGATCACATAGAGCCATTTTTTCCTGGCGATTTTGCAATTCTCGGGGGCAATCTTCCGCATCTTTACATGAACAGCATGCCACCGGCTCCCAAATCTGATTGGGCGCAATCGAGGGTCATTCAGTTTCGGCGGGATTGCTTTGGCGAAGGTTTTTTTGATGTTCCTGAGATGAAGGATGTCGCACAGCTTTTCAGGCGTGCCGGGCGTGGTTTGAAATTTACAGGTGATAGTGCAGCAGCTGCGATTAAAGTGATGGAGCGCCTGTTTAAAACAAACAGGGCGTCACGTATTTCGTGCTTTATTGAGTTGTTGGAGTTGATGGCTGACGCACCGGATGTTGAATCTCTAGCGTCACCAAACTATGCGCCATCGCTCAGTAGTTGGAATGGCGAACGACTTGATCAGGTATGCAATCTTGTTAGAGAACGCTTTGCCGAACCGCTCAGTCAGGCTGAGGTTGCCAAGGCGGTCAATATGAGCCCGCCGGCCTTTAGCCGCTATTTTGGCAAGCGAACAGGGCGGACTTTTGTCAGTTTCCTCAATGAAGTTCGCATTGGCCATGCTTGTCGGCAACTTCAAGAATCGGACAAGACCATCCTTGAGATTTGTTACGAAAGTGGTTTTTCCAATCTCTCCAATTTTAATCGCCGTTTTCGGGATATTAGGTCAATGACCCCCTCCGAGTATCGAAAGTGTTTCGCTGAGTATTCGTGATTAAGACCGTACTCAAGTGTGAGTATGGCACTTGATTGATATGGCGAGGGTATTGAAGGAATCGATCAAGATTCTTGCTGCTTGGAGGTGAATTTTACTCCGGTTCATCTCCTGTTCAGTTTCAGTAGTGTATAATACAGAAACACTCACTTAAAATAATTCTTATAGGAATTTTAATACTTAACCTTAAAGCTATGTCCTATCACTTCGTAAGAACTCAAATTGCTACCCCGACTCTGCTTTCTCGCTTTTCCACGGCGCTGCTCCTAGCCGTCTCTTTCCTGATCAGAGTCGACGCTAGTAGCGTCGACTCTGTTTCACCTATTTATGGGACGCAGGGCAGTGGTAGCGTGACCGTAACGGTAACCCTTGGCGAGGATGACTTACTTGATGCAGATCAAAACGCTGTACCTGTTTCGGTGAATTTGGGCGATTTGTCCGGGACCTCGATTGCAAGAACGGATACGACGACCGTTACAGCAGATTTCACAATTGATGCGGATGAAACCCTTGGAGCTTTGGACCTTGAAGTCACTTTTTCAAATCTGAATGGTGCTGCAGCAATTTATTCCAAAGTAAACGCATTTTGGGTGACCGAGGATGAAGATGTTTCGGACGGTTACGTCCTTTATGCTCCAGTCGGTGAGACGACCACTTATCTCGTTGATAATGACGGTGAGACACAAAAGACCTGGGAGAGCGACTATGAGCCCGGGCTATCTGTTTATCTGATGGATGATGGCACTTTGATAAGGACTGGACAGGCAGATAATGATGTCTTTGGTCATGAAGGTGGTCATGGTGGAATTGTTGAAAATTATGACTGGGATGGAGATTTGTTGTGGACGATTGAATACTCCAGCGATACCTATTGCGCTCACCATGATATTGAGGTTCTTCCAAACGGGAACGTTTTATTAATCGCATGGCAATTAATATCAGAAGATGACGCGATTGCCGCTGGCAGGGATCCTTCAAGTGTTGCAGATGATGGTCTTTGGGCAGACTCAATTATCGAGATGGATACTGACGGCAATATCGTCTGGGAATGGTATATCTGGGACCACATTGTTCAGGATTTTGATTCTACCAAAGACAATTACGTAGATGATGTTTCTGAGTATCCAGGACTCATCGATGTGAACTATGAGCTGACATCTTCAGATCTGAACGAGGAAGATTGGACTCACATAAACTCGATTGATTATAATGAAGAATTGAATCAAATTCTTGTCTCCGTTCATAATTTTTCTGAAGTCTGGATTATAGATCACAGCACGACAACAGAAGAAGCCGCCAGTAGTTCAGGTGGCAACAGTGGCATGGGCGGGCAACTTTTATACCGTTGGGGTAATCCTCAGGCCTTCAGTGCGGGAACGGAAGACGATCAAATACTCTATCAACAACATGATGCAACCTGGATTCCTGAAGGTTATCCAGGGGAAGGAAACATCCTCATTTATAATAATAAAGCCGGTAAGCTTGACGATGATCAAGATTATACAACCGTGGTTGAATTCACCCCGGCTTTAAATGACGATGGGCTTTATGACTTCGATGATGATCTTGGTTATTACGGTCCTGAGTCTGTGATATGGACTTGGCAGGATGATCCTCCTACAGACTTTTACGTATCCAGTATTTCCGGCGCTCAGCGTCAATCAAATGGTAACACGATTATCACGAACGGACAGGAAACCTATGTGATCGAGGTCAACAGTGATGGCGATCAAGTCAATGGTGATGATGGTGAACCCTGGGAGTATGAATATGAAGGTGATAGCAACATCATTTTTCGATTCGAGCGCTATACATCGGATTTTGCCGGTTTTGACGGGACCGAACTGGATGACGAATCGGCAGCAGAACAATACTTTGGTGTGACTATCGACGATGACGAGTGTATCATTGATGTCCCAGGATTCGGGTTTGTCTATATTTGCGAATGGCCATATGTTTTTATCTATGACCAGCAGAGCTGGGTCTGTATCTCTGATACGTCCACATCAGTTGATGCATCAAGCTTCTCACTGAGTACTTTGACTGTTAGAGATCACTGGGTATATGATTTTATCCTGGGTTGGTATTGGACTAGAGACGATGTCTACCCCTGGATGTTTATTGTTGAGGTCGAACCAGATCGCAATCCACATTGGACTTACTTCGCTGACGTAATCGGTGAGCGTCGTTACTTCTATTATGTAACTCCAGACCAGTGGAGAGGACATGGAAGAAGCGGCCTTGATGAGGAGTGATTCGCCTGCGTTAATGGTATCAATGAGGATACCTAAGGCCTAAAGACTACTGATAAGCAATTGCTTTAGTGTGATATTCTTCCACACCTTCAACCAGGCGGTTTGGTATATTCCCTTTGATCAGGACGCCTTCGTCGGTGATTTCTTTACTTGATATAGCTCCTGCTTCGTGCAGACGATTGATTACATCATAGCGCTCGTGCGGGATTAGCAAAACCATAGGGCGGGCAAAGGATTCCAGTTTCTTTTCGCATCGAGTGAGTAGGTCTTCAATGCCTTCGCCTGACTTGACGCTGACGAAGAGACAATCCGGATACTCGGATTTGAGAATTGCAAGTCGGGTAGGGTCGCTGACCATATCGATTTTGTTGAAAACGACGAGGATATCCTTTTTCTCGGCATTCAACTCGGTCAGCACCTTCATAGTGGTGGCGTAATGTGCCTCTGCATCAGGACTTGATGCGTCAATCAGGTGGATCAGGAAAGTGGAAACAATCGCTTCTTCAAGTGTTGCCTTAAAGGCTTCGACCAGGCGGTGGGGCAGTCTTCGAATAAAACCAACAGTATCTGTCAGGAGTAAAGTCTGCCCGGAGGGCAGATCCATTCGCCGGGTGGTTGGATCGAGTGTGGCAAAAAGTTTATCTTCTGCCATCACATCTGCGTCACTGAGTAAATTGAGGAGCGAGGATTTTCCGGCATTGGTGTAGCCGACGATGGCAGCGCTTGGTAGAGGCACCTTCATTCGGCGCTTTCTTTGCGTATCGCGGTGACGCACCACTTCGACCAATTCCTTCTTTAATTTGGAAATACGGCCTCGAATCATGCGTTGGTCCATCTCGAGCTGAGTTTCACCAGCATCACGTTGAACAGCGCCACCACCACGTTG
The Rubellicoccus peritrichatus DNA segment above includes these coding regions:
- a CDS encoding aryl-sulfate sulfotransferase; the encoded protein is MSYHFVRTQIATPTLLSRFSTALLLAVSFLIRVDASSVDSVSPIYGTQGSGSVTVTVTLGEDDLLDADQNAVPVSVNLGDLSGTSIARTDTTTVTADFTIDADETLGALDLEVTFSNLNGAAAIYSKVNAFWVTEDEDVSDGYVLYAPVGETTTYLVDNDGETQKTWESDYEPGLSVYLMDDGTLIRTGQADNDVFGHEGGHGGIVENYDWDGDLLWTIEYSSDTYCAHHDIEVLPNGNVLLIAWQLISEDDAIAAGRDPSSVADDGLWADSIIEMDTDGNIVWEWYIWDHIVQDFDSTKDNYVDDVSEYPGLIDVNYELTSSDLNEEDWTHINSIDYNEELNQILVSVHNFSEVWIIDHSTTTEEAASSSGGNSGMGGQLLYRWGNPQAFSAGTEDDQILYQQHDATWIPEGYPGEGNILIYNNKAGKLDDDQDYTTVVEFTPALNDDGLYDFDDDLGYYGPESVIWTWQDDPPTDFYVSSISGAQRQSNGNTIITNGQETYVIEVNSDGDQVNGDDGEPWEYEYEGDSNIIFRFERYTSDFAGFDGTELDDESAAEQYFGVTIDDDECIIDVPGFGFVYICEWPYVFIYDQQSWVCISDTSTSVDASSFSLSTLTVRDHWVYDFILGWYWTRDDVYPWMFIVEVEPDRNPHWTYFADVIGERRYFYYVTPDQWRGHGRSGLDEE
- a CDS encoding phytanoyl-CoA dioxygenase family protein; the encoded protein is MTATASTIDLDTHYPLTQEQIDRFRKDGYIKLKDVLNAETIAYYGKEITRMVKELNWQDQPLEERSTYGKAFLQVSNIWPKSEVAKEFAFSKRLARIATELMGTTGVRMYHDQALYKEPGGGYTPWHVDQYYWPLSNNNTVTAWIPLLELPLEMGPLEFSIGSQNIKFGRDLAISDESQEKIDKHLKLTDLPIDRGPFDLGEVSFHYGFTFHRAGPNTTDKAREVMTIIYMDKDIKLVEPKNQNQKNDWNGWMPGVKIGEVVDSPLNPVLYAEEA
- a CDS encoding AraC family transcriptional regulator; translation: MSSNGIRFVGDHIEPFFPGDFAILGGNLPHLYMNSMPPAPKSDWAQSRVIQFRRDCFGEGFFDVPEMKDVAQLFRRAGRGLKFTGDSAAAAIKVMERLFKTNRASRISCFIELLELMADAPDVESLASPNYAPSLSSWNGERLDQVCNLVRERFAEPLSQAEVAKAVNMSPPAFSRYFGKRTGRTFVSFLNEVRIGHACRQLQESDKTILEICYESGFSNLSNFNRRFRDIRSMTPSEYRKCFAEYS
- the hflX gene encoding GTPase HflX, with the protein product MHNTADLNPMIERALLLGAETPKTKRPEAKALLEELEELVANLGIGVVGKEIAKARDPNPALLFGKGKVQEILDLAVKLKADSIIFDEPLSPAQQRNWDREAGGKLLIIDRQEIILDIFNSRAATKEASLQVELARLEYELPRMKRAWTHLDRQRGGGAVQRDAGETQLEMDQRMIRGRISKLKKELVEVVRHRDTQRKRRMKVPLPSAAIVGYTNAGKSSLLNLLSDADVMAEDKLFATLDPTTRRMDLPSGQTLLLTDTVGFIRRLPHRLVEAFKATLEEAIVSTFLIHLIDASSPDAEAHYATTMKVLTELNAEKKDILVVFNKIDMVSDPTRLAILKSEYPDCLFVSVKSGEGIEDLLTRCEKKLESFARPMVLLIPHERYDVINRLHEAGAISSKEITDEGVLIKGNIPNRLVEGVEEYHTKAIAYQ
- a CDS encoding phytanoyl-CoA dioxygenase family protein — encoded protein: MITTNNAIVTDDMIRQFKEEGYFIIEKALAEEQIEAMRGELGGFMDAIHQKMDEEGTDSLGITHRNKRYFIPHTYNRSQIMHDFIFGPIMQEICRATLGDNVNFFLDQWVVKSAEKGMSFSWHQDSGYIGFDHNPYLTCWTPLDDVNEENGTVYLLPYSHIGVKTRVTHIWDEVTNDMIGYFGDDPGIPVIVPAGSIACFSSVCFHRSGVNTSPNMRRVMLTQYSADRIIDPLTKKPQISAIPFIKDGEVINECYPIKDPHDIG